The following proteins are encoded in a genomic region of Lachnospiraceae bacterium KM106-2:
- a CDS encoding cell wall endopeptidase, family M23/M37, with translation MKRTRIYILGVILIAIVIVFQLSYLREYNKFLDFYEKAQYEEDDFRKLEMTDHVYESLLKECEANKEDVIERITLAMLIRDFSLTERKDITKTMLPEKYVKRLKKTSLYKKLYRYYSAIYKDLMYFPVPLDLTNGETVGFEDGWMDGRNYGGKRYHEGTDIIPSRKKSGYYPIVSITDGVVEQKGWLEKGGYRIGIRSPHGGYFYYAHLASYADINEGDQVKAGQLLGFMGNTGYGKEGTVGQFIVHLHMGIYLNYGEEEFSVNPYWVLKYLEKRKLKYQFS, from the coding sequence ATGAAACGAACAAGAATCTACATCCTTGGAGTTATACTAATCGCAATCGTGATCGTATTCCAACTATCCTATCTGAGAGAATACAATAAATTCCTTGATTTCTATGAAAAAGCACAGTATGAGGAAGATGATTTTCGGAAGCTGGAAATGACCGATCATGTCTATGAATCGCTGTTAAAGGAATGTGAAGCGAATAAGGAGGATGTGATCGAGCGAATTACTCTTGCTATGTTGATCCGAGATTTTTCATTGACGGAACGCAAGGATATCACTAAGACGATGTTACCTGAGAAGTATGTAAAACGACTGAAGAAGACCTCTCTCTATAAGAAGCTATATCGGTACTATAGCGCCATCTATAAGGATTTAATGTATTTTCCGGTTCCACTTGATCTGACTAATGGTGAAACAGTCGGATTTGAGGATGGCTGGATGGATGGCAGAAACTATGGTGGAAAACGGTATCATGAGGGGACAGATATTATTCCCTCGAGGAAAAAAAGCGGATATTATCCGATCGTCAGTATCACGGATGGTGTCGTAGAACAGAAAGGATGGTTGGAAAAAGGCGGGTACCGAATTGGTATCAGAAGTCCTCATGGAGGATATTTTTACTATGCGCACTTGGCATCGTATGCGGACATTAACGAAGGTGATCAGGTGAAAGCGGGACAGTTACTTGGTTTTATGGGAAATACCGGGTATGGAAAAGAGGGCACCGTCGGACAATTTATCGTTCATTTACACATGGGAATTTATCTGAATTATGGCGAGGAAGAATTCAGTGTAAATCCCTATTGGGTGCTTAAATATTTGGAAAAAAGGAAATTAAAATATCAATTTTCATAA